The following are encoded together in the Salvia hispanica cultivar TCC Black 2014 chromosome 6, UniMelb_Shisp_WGS_1.0, whole genome shotgun sequence genome:
- the LOC125195062 gene encoding putative late blight resistance protein homolog R1A-3 — protein sequence MAAYATLVSLMNDLELIPNHPIHSFSFEIKQITSLSQIVNFLIHFLETSDSHRELLESRITSAAHKAHDVVESHVVDQIQAGSTICSGKSRLSYFLLDLQKAIGCLDFVKRKVMQFKAKSDSKAAYSAPDSSAPLISGKNHMVGCDDVVLGLVEMLVGEPSSRRLIPIVSMGGMSKTTLARNIYVHSLIEHHFDIRLWAAISQDYCVENILVQLLFGENSTTGGNLGELGEELHKMLWSRRYLVVLDDMWSIEAWEVIQMFLPDNGNGSFVIVFGQEDCPVELEEIGKKIVERCRGLPLSIVVIGGHLRKSSREIEYWEKVATMFSETCELVGFWVAEGFVKPKEGLSLEEVAETYLKDLIDKNLVLLYKMGWNGKVECCVIHHTVRELCIKMAKKYKFMSVPEDAAQVVGLQKEERRIVLKNGGGYFSGANFQQLNLRCLAFTCFSSTQVTLFNRTPYLPSSKSLLWNMQTLILRNFDAQIIAPYEIWEMPQFRHLEFRKFYLPDPIPSDQEKECIVLRNLHTLKGVENLRLTQECCFKLHIPDFTYGVVYGIDIFGGKLEGPEWNLVDKEFPSLEHLEISCCEDLIYWNANSSHFPVLKYLHIFETPNLGEIPFDIGEISTLKVILLRDCSMCLAMSASRILMEQVSLDNEELHLIENFPTVACVEMVKYRVHVDVRDTQEEKRYKRC from the exons ATGGCAGCCTACGCAACACTAGTTTCTCTCATGAATGATTTGGAGCTGATTCCTAATCACCCAAtccattctttttcttttgaaatcaAACAGATCACATCCCTTTCCCAAATCGTCAATTTTTTGATCCATTTCCTTGAAACCTCTGATTCTCATAGAGAATTATTAGAGAGCCGAATCACATCCGCAGCTCATAAAGCTCACGATGTTGTCGAATCACACGTAGTCGACCAAATCCAAGCTGGATCTACTATTTGTAGTGGTAAATCAAGGCTTAGTTATTTCTTGCTTGATCTTCAGAAAGCAATTGGCTGCTTGGATTTTGTCAAAAGGAAGGTGATGCAGTTCAAAGCGAAAAGTGATTCAAAAGCGGCATATTCAGCACCTGATTCATCAGCGCCTCTGATCTCTGGGAAGAATCATATGGTGGGATGTGATGATGTTGTTCTTGGGCTTGTGGAAATGCTCGTCGGAGAACCTTCCAGCCGGAGACTCATCCCCATCGTTAGCATGGGGGGAATGAGTAAGACCACGCTAGCTAGAAATATTTACGTGCATTCACTTATTGAGCACCACTTTGATATTCGCCTTTGGGCTGCAATATCTCAGGATTATTGTGTAGAAAATATTCTTGTTCAACTATTGTTTGGAGAAAATTCCACCACTGGTGGGAATTTGGGGGAATTAGGAGAAGAGTTGCATAAAATGTTATGGAGTAGAAGGTATTTAGTTGTGTTGGATGATATGTGGAGTATTGAAGCTTGGGAGGTGATACAGATGTTTTTGCCGGATAACGGCAATGGAAGCTTTGTTATT GTGTTTGGACAAGAAGATTGCCCTGTTGAATTAGAGGAGATTgggaaaaagatagtggaaagATGCCGAGGACTTCCACTGTCAATTGTTGTTATTGGAGGGCATCTTCGAAAATCATCTAGGGAGATTGAATACTGGGAGAAAGTTGCCA CCATGTTTTCTGAGACTTGTGAGCTTGTGGGATTTTGGGTTGCTGAGGGATTTGTGAAACCAAAGGAAGGCCTAAGTTTGGAGGAGGTAGCTGAGACTTATCTGAAAGATCTCATCGACAAGAATCTCGTTTTGCTATATAAAATGGGGTGGAATGGAAAAGTGGAATGTTGTGTTATTCATCATACAGTGAGAGAGTTGTGCATAAAGATGGCGaaaaaatataagtttatGAGTGTGCCTGAAGATGCCGCACAAGTTGTAGGCTTACAGAAGGAGGAGCGTCGCATT GTGTTGAAGAATGGAGGAGGATATTTCTCGGGTGCTAATTTTCAGCAACTGAACTTACGATGTCTTGCTTTCACTTGTTTCTCATCCACTCAAGTGACACTCTTTAACCGGACGCCCTACCTTCCTTCATCGAAATCCCTCCTGTGGAATATGCAGACATTAATCTTGAGGAATTTTGATGCCCAAATCATCGCTCCCTATGAGATTTGGGAGATGCCGCAATTTAGGCATCTCGAGTTCAGGAAATTCTATCTTCCCGATCCTATTCCAAGTgatcaagaaaaagaatgCATTGTCTTGCGGAACCTACACACACTAAAAGGAGTAGAGAACCTGAGATTGACACAAGAG TGTTGTTTTAAGCTTCACATTCCCGACTTCACTTATGGAGTTGTTTACGGAATTGACATATTCGGTGGGAAG CTGGAAGGACCCGAGTGGAACCTTGTTGATAAGGAATTTCCCAGCCTCGAGCATTTGGAGATTTCGTGCTGTGAAgatttgatttattggaaTGCAAATAGCTCCCATTTTCCAGTACTCAAGTATCTccatatttttgaaacacCCAACTTGGGTGAGATCCCTTTTGATATTGGTGAAATATCAACACTCAAAGTTATTTTATTGCGAGACTGTAGCATGTGTCTTGCCATGTCAGCATCGAGGATACTGATGGAACAAGTGAGTCTTGACAATGAAGAACTTCACCTCATTGAGAATTTTCCGACTGTG GCTTGTGTGGAGATGGTAAAGTATAGGGTGCACGTGGACGTGAGGGATACTCAAGAGGAGAAACGATACAAAAGGTGTTga
- the LOC125195063 gene encoding uncharacterized protein LOC125195063, producing MQWQRSGYRFTANGRQHHMGYYLADGIYPRWPVFLKTISCPTGARREFFAAKQEAARKDVERGFGVLQARWGIVKGPARSWYKHHIANVMYACIILHNMIIHDEGRAASQWSDDEAAPSAGHAAPPVVRGLPYGLSERLQAQESMRNQQAHLDLMNDMIEEVWTRSGR from the coding sequence ATGCAATGGCAACGGTCCGGTTATCGCTTCACTGCCAACGGAAGACAGcatcatatggggtactacttAGCCGACGGCATTTACCCGAGATGGCCAGTTTTCTTGAAGACGATCTCCTGCCCAACGGGTGCGAGGAGAGAGTTTTTTGCGGCAAAGCAGGAGGCTGCACGGAAGGACGTGGAGCGAGGATTCGGTGTGCTTCAAGCGCGTTGGGGAATAGTGAAAGGCCCGGCTCGTTCCTGGTACAAGCATCATATCGCCAATGTCATGTACGCGTGCAtcatcttgcacaacatgattattcaCGATGAAGGTCGTGCAGCTAGCCAGTGGTCCGACGATGAAGCCGCTCCGAGCGCAGGTCATGCAGCCCCGCCGGTCGTTCGAGGTTTACCCTATGGACTCAGCGAGAGATTACAAGCTCAGGAGAGCATGCGCAACCAACAAGCTCATCTTGATCTCATGaacgacatgattgaagaagtttggacaCGTAGTGGTCGTTGA
- the LOC125194074 gene encoding probable xyloglucan endotransglucosylase/hydrolase protein 25, whose amino-acid sequence MGISSCSGRRGWIIILLLHLTAAVYGSNYFQDFDITWGGGRGKIVNNGELLTLSLDTTSGSGFQSKKEYLFGKIDMQLKLVPGNSTGTVTAYYLSSQGANHDEIDFEFLGNLSGDPYTIHTNVYSQGKGDREQQFRLWFDPTADFHTYSILWSPQTIVFSVDNVPIREFKNLERMGVAFPKGQAMRLYSSIWNADEWATRGGLIKTDWSRAPFTAAYRNFGYRAWMPLHLESSINQAKLRWVQRNFMIYNYCSDAKRFPAGFPPECRA is encoded by the exons ATGGGTATTTCATCTTGTTCAGGGAGGCGTGGTTGGATCATAATCCTGCTGCTGCACCTAACAGCGGCAGTTTACGGCAGCAATTACTTCCAAGATTTCGACATCACATGGGGCGGAGGCAGGGGCAAAATCGTCAACAACGGCGAgcttctcactctctctctagaCACCACCTCCGGTTCCGGCTTCCAGTCGAAGAAGGAGTACTTGTTCGGAAAGATCGACATGCAGCTCAAGCTCGTGCCCGGAAATTCCACCGGAACTGTCACCGCTTATTAC ttgtctTCACAAGGGGCGAATCACGACGAAATAGATTTTGAGTTCTTGGGGAACTTGAGCGGCGATCCTTACACGATACACACAAATGTGTACTCGCAAGGAAAGGGCGACAGAGAGCAGCAGTTTCGTCTGTGGTTTGACCCCACTGCCGATTTCCACACTTACTCTATCCTCTGGAGTCCACAAACTATTGT GTTCTCAGTGGACAACGTGCCGATAAGGGAGTTCAAGAATTTGGAGAGGATGGGAGTGGCATTCCCGAAAGGGCAGGCAATGAGGCTGTATTCAAGCATATGGAATGCAGATGAATGGGCGACGAGAGGTGGGCTGATCAAGACTGATTGGAGCAGGGCACCCTTCACTGCTGCGTATAGAAACTTTGGGTACAGGGCGTGGATGCCTCTCCACTTGGAATCTAGCATCAATCAAGCCAAACTCAGATGGGTGCAGAGGAATTTCATGATCTACAACTACTGCTCCGATGCTAAGCGCTTCCCCGCCGGCTTTCCCCCCGAGTGTCGTGCTTAG